A window from Dysidea avara chromosome 2, odDysAvar1.4, whole genome shotgun sequence encodes these proteins:
- the LOC136246449 gene encoding uncharacterized protein isoform X1, with protein sequence MLGEQSHQMRHVTATTSHKSYSKSSSLLHHEKGHSKLPNVTRNDQTDTATPLSSGVGYCEVLIRPLVAGAVSVDLNCTITHRSLPLVMCVRASAKAPSLTSDLPSLNYGLITNGCSKTLQE encoded by the exons ATGTTGGGAGAGCAGAGTCACCAGATGAGGCACGTGACAGCTACCACCAGCCACAAGTCTTATTCTAAGAGTAGCAGCTTGTTACATCATGAGAAGGGACACTCTAAACTACCAAATGTCACTAGGAATGACCAGACAGATACAGCAACACCAT TGTCCAGTGGTGTTGGCTATTGTGAGGTGTTGATTAGGCCACTTGTGGCTGGTGCTGTATCAGTAGATCTCAACTGTACTATCACACATCGTAGTCTACCCCTGGTGATGTGTGTTAGAGCTAGTGCTAAA GCTCCCTCATTGACAAGTGACTTACCGTCACTGAACTATGGTCTGATCACTAATGGTTGCTCCAAGACACTTCAGGAATGA
- the LOC136246449 gene encoding deleted in lung and esophageal cancer protein 1-like isoform X2 — protein sequence MIPKRVNHNHNKFGSHPADSGSAKRSVKLNNTSPCELMVDWEVYNKVTGDQQLIDLTVAVGKPFPDDITGFEESCDDDLIPDDVMKDHVIW from the exons atgatccccaagaGAGTGAATCATAATCACAACAA GTTTGGTTCTCACCCAGCTGATAGTGGATCTGCTAAGAGAAGTGTGAAATTAAACAACACCAGTCCATGTG AGCTGATGGTGGACTGGGAGGTGTACAATAAAGTAACAGGGGATCAACAACTGATAGACCTCACTGTGGCTGTGGGTAAACCATTCCCTGATGATATCACTGGTTTTGAGGAATCATGTGATGATGATCTCATACCTGATGATGTCAtgaaggatcatgtgatctggtaa